From the uncultured Trichococcus sp. genome, one window contains:
- a CDS encoding GW dipeptide domain-containing protein — translation MFHGNRGHWRRVTLASAVLVTLGTASASSVYAEEQSGTSAVSTQTNVQILSTTEVDYQARVLSATDAINTQPWGTPGFETIGWSADYTGKTVAVTQEKLADNGVAWAYISVDGTAIGWIAKTALSAPIEPDYLEVLSTTAVEYTATITRGTDAINAAPWGTRGFETLASSSEYLGKNVTVTQEKIIENGVTWALISLDGTQLGWIAKDALTEPDYLEVLETTDIEYTATITRGGDAINTVPWGMRGFKTVALSSAYLGKTATVTQEQVLENGVTWALITVDGKQLGWISTEALTEPTYVQIVSQTTVDYDAIIARDGDAINSQPWGTRGYRTLDNSSFYLNKQVHVIQEDVADNGVTWAFITMDGIQLGWIAKDALKKVIYVEILSTTDVNYPATVTRSGDGINTQPWGTRGYQTIGTSSDYLGKQVTVVQEKVADNGVTWALISIDGKQLGWIAKAALTEPTYVQVVSSKAVSYQATVLRGTDGINTQPWGTKGYQTIGYGYTYLGQRVTVSKEQVTDNGVTWALIAINGKEIGWIAKDALFNKVVATTDVFYKATITRGTDGINTLPWGTEGYQTVGYTSNYLGSGVTVSQEKLTADGVLWALASLNGNTLGWIAKDALTVAELNHTVFLDPGHGGWEAGATYSSVMEKTINLAVSNKVKANLEALGFTVIMSRTTDTYVGLLERSEEANASGADIFVSIHHNAMPSNATVTGIETYYYESNPYYPPVINEEMHNDPTRILESAQLASAIQDSLVENTGAIDRGVRRNTFAVLRETAIPAVLLELGYMSSPTELAKLTTASYQTTLAKAITVGIVAYFE, via the coding sequence ATGTTTCATGGGAATAGAGGACATTGGCGCAGAGTCACGTTGGCAAGTGCAGTCCTAGTGACTTTAGGAACTGCAAGTGCGTCTTCGGTATATGCGGAAGAACAGAGCGGAACGAGCGCCGTTTCGACACAAACCAACGTGCAGATTCTGTCGACCACAGAAGTGGATTATCAGGCACGCGTACTTTCAGCAACGGATGCGATCAACACGCAGCCTTGGGGAACACCGGGATTCGAAACGATTGGCTGGAGCGCCGACTACACAGGCAAGACGGTCGCGGTGACGCAAGAAAAACTGGCCGATAACGGCGTCGCTTGGGCATATATCTCAGTGGACGGAACGGCTATTGGCTGGATTGCGAAGACCGCCTTATCCGCGCCGATTGAGCCGGATTACCTTGAGGTCCTGTCGACGACCGCAGTCGAGTACACGGCAACGATTACCCGTGGCACGGATGCCATCAACGCAGCGCCGTGGGGAACGCGCGGATTTGAAACATTAGCGTCCAGTTCTGAATACTTAGGCAAGAACGTCACGGTGACCCAGGAAAAAATAATCGAGAATGGTGTCACGTGGGCTTTGATTTCACTGGACGGAACCCAACTCGGCTGGATCGCCAAGGACGCTTTGACCGAACCGGATTATCTGGAAGTGCTGGAGACGACCGATATCGAGTACACCGCCACCATCACGCGCGGCGGGGATGCGATCAACACCGTTCCATGGGGAATGCGCGGCTTTAAGACAGTGGCTCTCAGCTCTGCCTACCTAGGCAAAACCGCCACGGTGACGCAGGAACAGGTGCTTGAAAACGGTGTGACTTGGGCGTTGATCACAGTTGATGGCAAACAACTGGGCTGGATCTCCACAGAAGCTTTGACCGAACCGACTTATGTGCAAATCGTGTCGCAGACAACCGTCGATTATGATGCCATAATTGCCCGTGACGGCGATGCCATCAATTCGCAGCCTTGGGGCACAAGAGGTTATAGAACACTGGACAACAGTTCTTTTTACTTGAATAAGCAAGTCCACGTCATCCAAGAAGACGTGGCTGATAACGGTGTGACCTGGGCGTTCATCACTATGGACGGTATCCAATTGGGCTGGATAGCCAAGGATGCTCTGAAGAAGGTTATCTATGTGGAAATATTGTCGACGACCGACGTTAATTATCCTGCTACAGTCACTCGTAGCGGAGACGGCATCAATACGCAGCCGTGGGGAACGAGAGGGTATCAAACCATCGGCACCAGCTCCGATTATCTCGGCAAGCAAGTGACCGTCGTTCAAGAAAAAGTGGCGGACAATGGTGTGACCTGGGCTTTGATCTCGATTGATGGGAAACAGCTCGGCTGGATCGCGAAAGCGGCCTTGACGGAACCGACCTATGTCCAAGTCGTATCTTCAAAGGCCGTTTCCTATCAAGCAACTGTTCTGCGGGGAACGGACGGCATCAACACGCAGCCGTGGGGAACGAAGGGCTACCAGACAATCGGCTACGGCTACACTTATCTGGGACAAAGAGTCACCGTCTCGAAAGAGCAAGTGACCGATAACGGTGTGACTTGGGCCTTGATTGCGATCAACGGAAAGGAAATCGGTTGGATCGCGAAGGATGCGCTCTTCAACAAGGTCGTTGCAACGACCGATGTCTTCTATAAAGCGACGATCACACGCGGTACCGACGGCATCAACACCTTGCCGTGGGGAACGGAAGGCTACCAGACAGTCGGATACACTTCAAATTATCTTGGTTCTGGCGTGACGGTCAGCCAAGAGAAATTGACCGCGGATGGTGTTCTTTGGGCATTGGCTTCCCTGAACGGAAATACGTTGGGGTGGATCGCGAAGGATGCCTTGACGGTTGCGGAGTTGAACCATACGGTGTTCCTTGATCCCGGACATGGCGGCTGGGAAGCAGGCGCGACATACAGCAGCGTGATGGAAAAGACCATCAACCTGGCCGTATCGAATAAGGTGAAGGCGAATCTGGAAGCGTTGGGATTCACGGTCATCATGTCGCGCACAACCGATACGTATGTCGGGTTGTTGGAACGTTCGGAAGAAGCGAACGCATCGGGAGCGGATATTTTCGTCAGCATCCACCACAATGCGATGCCTTCGAATGCGACAGTCACCGGAATCGAAACGTATTACTATGAAAGTAACCCGTATTATCCTCCGGTGATCAACGAAGAAATGCACAATGACCCGACACGAATTCTGGAGAGCGCCCAGTTGGCTTCGGCAATCCAGGATTCCTTGGTGGAGAATACCGGGGCGATCGATCGCGGTGTGCGTCGGAACACCTTCGCTGTTCTGCGTGAAACAGCTATTCCTGCTGTGTTGCTTGAATTAGGATATATGAGTTCGCCTACCGAATTGGCCAAGCTTACTACGGCCAGCTACCAGACGACTTTGGCGAAAGCCATCACTGTGGGCATTGTGGCCTATTTCGAATAA
- a CDS encoding PTS lactose/cellobiose transporter subunit IIA, with protein MNREEATLLGFEIVAYAGEARSYLLDALKAAEKGDYDKAEALCEEANTSIREAHKAQTSLLTMEASGDDIAYSVTMMHGQDHLMTTLLLRDLMKHMIELYKRGSN; from the coding sequence ATGAACAGGGAAGAAGCTACTTTATTAGGGTTTGAAATTGTTGCCTATGCAGGTGAAGCGCGATCATACCTTCTGGATGCTTTAAAAGCAGCGGAAAAAGGTGATTATGATAAAGCCGAAGCATTATGCGAAGAAGCAAATACCAGCATCAGAGAAGCGCATAAAGCTCAGACAAGTTTGCTTACTATGGAAGCTTCAGGTGATGATATTGCGTACAGCGTTACGATGATGCATGGACAGGATCACTTAATGACAACATTGCTGCTTAGGGATTTGATGAAACATATGATTGAATTGTATAAAAGAGGGAGTAACTAA
- a CDS encoding lactose-specific PTS transporter subunit EIIC: MNALIAQIEKAKPFFEKVSRNIYLRAIRDGFISAMPVVLFSSIFLLIAYVPNIFGFSWSASTEALIMKPYGYTMGILGVLVAGTTAKSLTDSFNRKLENTNQINFLSTMLASISGFLLLAADAVEGGGFANGFLGTKGLLTAFLAAFITVNIYNITVKNNVTIRMPEEVPPNISQVFKDIIPFTLVIVVLYGLDILTRNIMGTNVAESVIKLFEPLFTAADGYLGITIIFGAFALFWFVGIHGPSIVEPAIAAITYANIETNFQLLQAGQHADKILTSGTQMFIVTMGGTGATLVVPFMFMWLSKSKRNKAIGRASVVPTFFGVNEPILFGAPIVLNPVFFVPFIFAPIANVWIFKFFVDILGMNSFSVNLPWTTPGPLGIVIGTGFGLMSLILALTLIVVDVVIYYPFFKVYDAQILEEEKAGVSSTDSLKEKVEGSFDTKKAKAVLASADTNENDPEVFENKITEAKNVLVLCAGGGTSGLLANALNKAAAEYGAPVKAAAGSYGAHMDIMKDYDLVILAPQVASNYEDIKQDTDRLGVKLAKTQGGQYIKLTRDGQGALAFVQEQFQY; encoded by the coding sequence ATGAATGCATTGATCGCACAAATTGAAAAAGCTAAACCTTTCTTTGAGAAAGTATCCCGTAATATCTATCTACGCGCAATACGTGATGGCTTTATCTCAGCGATGCCTGTTGTTCTGTTTTCAAGTATTTTCTTATTGATTGCATATGTTCCTAATATCTTCGGTTTCTCATGGAGTGCATCGACTGAAGCTTTGATTATGAAACCATACGGATATACAATGGGGATTTTAGGAGTTTTGGTTGCCGGCACAACAGCAAAATCTTTAACGGATTCCTTTAACAGAAAACTGGAAAACACAAATCAAATTAACTTTCTTTCTACTATGTTGGCTTCCATATCTGGTTTCCTGCTCCTTGCTGCGGATGCAGTTGAGGGCGGTGGATTTGCAAACGGATTCTTAGGGACAAAAGGACTATTGACAGCGTTTCTTGCAGCGTTCATCACTGTGAATATCTATAATATCACTGTGAAAAATAATGTGACAATCCGGATGCCGGAAGAAGTACCACCAAACATTTCACAAGTATTTAAAGATATCATTCCTTTTACCTTAGTGATAGTCGTTCTTTATGGTTTGGATATATTGACTAGGAACATTATGGGCACGAATGTGGCGGAGTCTGTTATTAAGTTATTCGAGCCACTGTTCACAGCGGCTGATGGTTACTTGGGTATTACAATAATATTTGGTGCCTTCGCACTATTCTGGTTTGTTGGTATACACGGACCGTCTATCGTTGAACCTGCTATTGCAGCGATTACTTATGCGAATATTGAAACAAATTTCCAACTTTTACAGGCTGGACAGCATGCAGATAAGATTTTGACATCCGGAACCCAGATGTTTATCGTTACAATGGGTGGTACAGGTGCAACGCTAGTTGTTCCATTCATGTTCATGTGGTTATCAAAATCAAAACGGAATAAGGCGATCGGCAGAGCGTCAGTCGTACCTACTTTCTTCGGGGTTAATGAGCCAATCTTATTTGGAGCACCTATCGTTTTAAATCCAGTTTTCTTTGTTCCATTTATTTTTGCACCAATTGCTAACGTATGGATTTTCAAATTCTTCGTTGATATTCTTGGAATGAACAGCTTTAGCGTGAATTTGCCTTGGACAACGCCAGGTCCTTTGGGAATTGTTATCGGAACAGGATTCGGGTTGATGTCACTTATTCTTGCTCTTACATTGATTGTAGTCGACGTGGTGATTTATTACCCATTCTTTAAAGTCTATGATGCACAAATTCTTGAAGAAGAAAAAGCAGGTGTATCATCTACGGATAGTTTGAAAGAAAAGGTTGAAGGCAGCTTTGATACTAAAAAAGCCAAAGCGGTCCTTGCAAGTGCTGATACGAACGAGAATGATCCGGAAGTTTTTGAAAATAAAATAACGGAAGCTAAAAATGTTCTTGTCCTTTGTGCCGGCGGTGGAACAAGTGGCCTTCTTGCTAATGCTTTAAATAAAGCTGCGGCTGAATATGGGGCTCCTGTAAAAGCAGCAGCGGGCAGCTATGGTGCGCACATGGATATCATGAAAGACTATGATTTAGTCATCCTGGCACCTCAAGTGGCTTCGAATTACGAAGATATCAAACAAGATACTGACAGATTGGGCGTTAAACTTGCTAAAACGCAAGGAGGTCAATACATTAAATTGACCCGTGATGGCCAAGGGGCTCTCGCATTTGTTCAGGAACAATTTCAATACTAG
- the lacG gene encoding 6-phospho-beta-galactosidase — MKKLPKDFIFGGATAAYQAEGATQTDGKGRVAWDTYLEENYWYTAEPASDFYHRYPVDLELSEKFGVNGIRISIAWSRIFPTGFGEVNPKGVAYYHNLFSECHKRHVEPFVTLHHFDTPEVLHSDGDFLNRKNIDYFVAYAAYCFKEFSEVNYWTTFNEIGPIGDGQYLVGKFPPGIKYDFEKLFQSHHNMMLAHARAVKFYKDNGYSGEIGVVHALPTKYPYDPSNPGDVRAAELEDIIHNKFILDATYLGRYSQKTMEGVNHILSINGGSLDLREEDFEMLEAAKDLNDFLGINYYMSDWMRAFDGESEITHNSTGAKGGSKYQLKGVGRREFDVDVPRTDWDWMIYPQGLYDQMMRVKNDYPNYKKIYITENGLGYKDEFVEGTVNDEARIDYVKKHLEIISDAITAGVDVKGYFIWSLMDVFSWSNGYEKRYGLFYVDFETQERYPKKSAYWYKQLAETQIIE; from the coding sequence ATGAAGAAGTTGCCAAAAGATTTTATTTTCGGGGGCGCAACAGCAGCCTATCAAGCTGAAGGGGCGACACAAACAGATGGAAAAGGCCGTGTAGCTTGGGATACTTATCTTGAAGAAAACTATTGGTATACAGCAGAGCCAGCCAGTGATTTTTATCATCGTTATCCTGTGGACCTGGAACTTAGTGAAAAATTCGGTGTAAACGGCATTCGAATTTCCATCGCATGGTCACGTATTTTTCCGACTGGTTTTGGTGAAGTAAACCCTAAAGGTGTCGCATACTATCATAATCTCTTTTCAGAATGCCATAAACGTCATGTGGAACCTTTTGTCACGCTGCATCATTTTGATACTCCTGAAGTGTTGCATTCAGATGGAGATTTCTTAAATCGTAAAAACATTGACTATTTTGTTGCTTACGCTGCGTACTGTTTTAAAGAATTTTCAGAAGTTAACTATTGGACTACATTCAATGAAATAGGCCCGATAGGTGACGGTCAGTACTTAGTGGGTAAATTCCCCCCAGGGATCAAGTATGATTTTGAAAAATTATTCCAGTCCCATCACAACATGATGCTTGCACATGCAAGAGCTGTTAAGTTTTATAAGGATAATGGCTATTCAGGAGAAATAGGTGTCGTTCATGCGCTCCCAACAAAGTACCCTTATGATCCATCCAATCCGGGAGATGTTCGGGCAGCAGAATTGGAAGACATCATCCACAACAAATTTATTCTGGATGCCACTTACTTGGGTAGGTACTCTCAAAAAACGATGGAGGGTGTCAATCATATTCTCTCCATAAATGGTGGCAGTTTGGATCTTCGTGAAGAAGATTTTGAAATGCTTGAAGCAGCTAAGGATTTAAATGATTTTCTGGGCATCAATTATTACATGAGCGATTGGATGCGTGCGTTTGATGGTGAATCAGAAATTACGCATAATTCAACCGGGGCTAAAGGCGGATCCAAATATCAGCTGAAAGGTGTCGGAAGAAGAGAGTTTGACGTAGATGTTCCACGAACTGATTGGGATTGGATGATCTATCCACAAGGCTTATATGATCAAATGATGCGGGTCAAAAATGATTATCCTAATTATAAAAAAATCTATATTACTGAAAATGGCTTAGGCTATAAAGATGAATTTGTAGAGGGTACAGTCAACGATGAGGCACGTATCGATTATGTTAAAAAGCATTTAGAAATCATTTCAGATGCAATAACAGCAGGTGTGGACGTGAAAGGTTATTTCATATGGTCATTGATGGATGTCTTCTCATGGTCAAATGGCTATGAGAAACGCTACGGATTATTCTACGTGGATTTTGAAACACAGGAACGTTATCCGAAGAAAAGTGCTTACTGGTATAAGCAGTTGGCAGAAACTCAGATAATCGAATAG
- a CDS encoding HAD family phosphatase: MNGIIFDFNGTMFQDSHLHEQAWIDMIQKYSPGNGLTETEILTNVHGRTNDKILRHFVSPDLTDEEVQKLSLEKEEHYRKLCLNKPEQLVLTDGLIEVLDDLKERNLPLTIATATIKENVDFYFDTFALDRWFNPDKVVFDDGSFPGKPEPDIFLHAARKLGVPPEECLVIEDAYSGLRAANSANIGMIIAIDPFFKNRETFQKENLCKDGVITDFNGFTQRLFADHD, encoded by the coding sequence CTGAACGGCATCATTTTTGACTTCAACGGCACAATGTTCCAGGATTCGCATCTGCACGAACAGGCCTGGATCGACATGATCCAAAAGTACAGTCCAGGCAACGGGCTCACAGAAACAGAGATTCTGACAAACGTACACGGCCGCACGAACGACAAAATCCTGCGTCATTTTGTATCCCCTGACCTGACAGACGAGGAAGTGCAGAAACTTTCTTTGGAGAAGGAAGAACATTACCGCAAACTCTGCCTGAACAAACCGGAGCAACTCGTGTTGACGGACGGGTTGATCGAAGTGCTGGACGATCTGAAGGAGCGCAATTTGCCGCTGACGATCGCCACCGCGACCATCAAAGAAAATGTCGACTTCTATTTCGACACCTTTGCGCTTGATCGTTGGTTCAATCCGGACAAAGTCGTCTTCGATGACGGTTCCTTCCCCGGCAAACCGGAGCCGGACATCTTCCTGCATGCAGCCAGAAAACTCGGGGTCCCCCCCGAAGAATGTCTGGTCATCGAGGACGCCTATTCCGGACTCCGCGCGGCCAACAGCGCGAACATCGGCATGATCATCGCAATCGACCCGTTCTTCAAGAACCGGGAAACCTTCCAGAAGGAAAACCTCTGCAAGGATGGCGTCATCACGGACTTCAACGGATTCACGCAACGCCTTTTCGCGGATCATGACTAA
- a CDS encoding DeoR/GlpR family DNA-binding transcription regulator: MLKKERLLILTEIVNQEGIITVADIVKQLNVSDMTVRRDLDELDKAGKILRIHGGAQSISYALDQELSHTEKQEVQKEEKKAIAKLAASYVEDGDTIFLGPGTTIEILASYLGGKKIRIITNSYPVFENLRQYDTADIIMIGGDYRKNTGAFFGPIANDNLKKLKFSKCFISANGIHNEAISTYSMAEGETQNIALNNSRTKYLLADNKKFNRDDFYNFYNLHDIDHLVTDDHISADLVTHYSQYVTLTQAQTEEGANL; encoded by the coding sequence ATGTTAAAAAAAGAACGCCTGTTGATACTCACTGAAATCGTCAACCAGGAAGGCATCATCACCGTAGCCGACATCGTTAAACAATTGAATGTTTCCGACATGACCGTGCGCAGGGATCTGGACGAACTCGATAAGGCCGGAAAAATCCTGCGCATCCACGGCGGAGCACAAAGCATCAGCTACGCATTGGATCAGGAGCTCTCGCATACGGAAAAACAAGAAGTCCAAAAAGAAGAAAAGAAAGCGATTGCCAAGTTGGCGGCAAGCTACGTCGAGGATGGCGACACCATTTTCCTCGGGCCGGGCACGACGATCGAAATACTGGCGAGCTATCTCGGCGGCAAAAAAATCCGCATCATCACAAACAGCTATCCGGTTTTCGAAAATCTGCGCCAATACGACACCGCGGATATCATTATGATTGGCGGCGATTACCGGAAAAATACGGGTGCTTTCTTCGGCCCGATCGCGAACGACAACCTGAAAAAATTGAAGTTCTCCAAATGCTTCATCAGCGCCAACGGCATCCACAATGAAGCGATCTCTACCTATAGCATGGCGGAAGGCGAAACCCAGAACATCGCCCTGAACAACTCCCGCACAAAATACTTGCTGGCGGACAACAAGAAATTCAACCGGGACGACTTCTACAATTTCTACAACCTGCACGACATCGATCACCTGGTCACCGATGACCATATCAGCGCAGATCTGGTCACGCATTACTCGCAGTACGTCACCCTGACCCAAGCCCAAACAGAAGAAGGAGCTAACTTATGA
- a CDS encoding GW dipeptide domain-containing protein, translating into MKTVQKKYLRTYIALSSMAASLLVGNKVAFAEEGEGTAAESAPIESTNPTLPAQQTEEPPLAAESSTKEETEAEEETESSMSVETILDAEIHGADQLTGTTQPNTFVVVCAGESNVGEQAVDADGIISVALADVPEGTTVLRVKVYKDATQTFLLSESEWLVPLEEATEAVPAADAEDPQAIPSEPSSPVGGETQPGLVTDDSSTEPIGESDPESADTEETAQAPMLTAATATSTAAVVEEAKGTWYYYVQSGDTLLKIATHYSTDVDSLMRWNNLTSTLINIGQLLSVNGTNAYAEIDKETRTFATTAEFVNYLGQYATEIGNDYNLYASVMVAQASLETAYGNSKLCTVGNNLFGIKGSYEGNSIVMRTWEEESDGSIIWIDAFFRLYPSYYESMIDYAEKLRNGVSWDPNYYKGTWKENTTSYQDATLYLTGRYATDSSYNIKLNAIISAYDLAKFDGPKTVAVNYNALVAGTDFSIDSLPWGTLGYKYLEPCSNYYGKEVAVTKQTVDGQYALISCAGKELGWIDMDALKTFSTVPTSYTLPIMNSGYSIDSLPWGEPGFVHVGDTAAYYGKLATVVRETANGVYAEISVDGVKVGWIDKRAFNADFPSYNAVIRKGNYSIDSLPWGSAGYRTLAWSSAYVGKTVTVIGKSADGAYLCLAYNGLPLGWIDYRAFESFDATAAYYTAVVSGTNFSIDSQPWGEAGYVYLDSSAHYYGKEVLVTRKTANGAYAYISLDGKPLGWIDSRGLQNFATTAVNYSLPIMNGIYSIDSLPWGEPGFVKIADAAAYFGKLATVLRESANGAYAEIAIDGQRIGWIDKRAFSNARQVSYYAGISGQNYSIDSLPWGTAGYQYLESTNNYVGSLVKVVAESTDGNYKLIQLNGQNLGWVDYRALAALNTKAVNYAATIRSVGYSIDSLPWGTPGFTMLGLTSSYLNTTVQVIQESADGHYALVTLNGKTLGWVDKRCF; encoded by the coding sequence ATGAAGACTGTTCAAAAAAAATACCTACGGACTTATATCGCTTTATCAAGCATGGCCGCAAGCTTGCTTGTCGGAAATAAGGTAGCTTTTGCCGAAGAAGGGGAGGGCACTGCTGCGGAATCGGCGCCGATCGAATCAACAAATCCGACGCTTCCAGCGCAGCAGACGGAAGAGCCGCCATTAGCAGCAGAATCATCAACGAAAGAGGAAACAGAAGCTGAAGAGGAAACGGAGTCATCGATGTCGGTCGAAACCATTCTGGATGCGGAAATTCACGGTGCGGATCAACTGACCGGTACGACGCAACCGAACACATTCGTGGTTGTTTGTGCAGGAGAGAGCAATGTGGGGGAGCAAGCCGTCGATGCTGACGGGATTATTTCGGTTGCGTTGGCAGACGTTCCGGAAGGGACGACTGTTTTGCGGGTGAAAGTCTATAAGGATGCTACCCAAACATTCTTGTTGAGCGAATCGGAATGGCTGGTGCCTCTTGAGGAAGCAACAGAAGCAGTGCCTGCTGCGGATGCGGAAGACCCGCAAGCAATCCCAAGTGAACCGTCTTCACCGGTTGGAGGGGAAACGCAGCCGGGATTGGTAACCGATGACAGCAGCACTGAACCGATCGGGGAGAGCGATCCGGAATCCGCTGATACCGAAGAAACCGCTCAAGCCCCTATGCTGACTGCGGCAACTGCCACTTCAACCGCGGCAGTCGTCGAGGAAGCGAAAGGGACTTGGTATTATTACGTCCAATCGGGCGATACGCTGCTGAAGATCGCCACCCATTACAGCACCGATGTCGACAGCTTGATGCGCTGGAACAATTTGACGAGCACACTCATCAATATCGGGCAGTTGCTGAGCGTCAACGGCACGAATGCTTATGCGGAAATCGATAAGGAAACGCGGACGTTCGCGACTACAGCGGAATTTGTGAATTATCTCGGGCAGTACGCCACCGAAATCGGCAACGACTACAATCTCTACGCCTCGGTCATGGTCGCCCAGGCGTCGCTCGAGACGGCCTACGGTAACAGTAAACTCTGCACGGTCGGAAACAATCTCTTCGGCATCAAAGGTTCATACGAAGGCAATTCGATCGTCATGCGCACATGGGAGGAAGAGAGCGACGGGTCGATCATCTGGATTGATGCGTTCTTCAGGCTGTACCCTTCCTATTACGAATCGATGATCGATTATGCGGAGAAACTGCGCAACGGCGTCAGTTGGGATCCGAATTATTACAAAGGCACCTGGAAGGAAAATACGACCAGCTACCAGGATGCCACGCTGTATTTGACGGGGCGCTATGCGACGGATTCTTCCTATAATATCAAGCTGAACGCCATCATCAGCGCCTACGATCTGGCCAAATTTGACGGACCGAAGACGGTGGCTGTGAATTACAATGCACTCGTAGCGGGCACGGACTTTTCGATCGACAGTCTGCCCTGGGGGACGCTCGGCTACAAATATTTGGAGCCTTGCTCAAATTATTACGGCAAGGAAGTCGCGGTCACGAAGCAGACCGTGGATGGACAGTACGCGCTTATTTCCTGCGCCGGGAAGGAACTCGGCTGGATCGACATGGATGCGCTGAAGACCTTTTCCACCGTTCCGACCAGTTACACGTTGCCGATCATGAACAGCGGCTATTCGATCGATTCATTGCCGTGGGGTGAGCCGGGCTTTGTTCATGTCGGCGATACGGCGGCTTACTACGGGAAATTGGCGACGGTCGTGCGGGAAACGGCCAACGGAGTCTATGCCGAAATTTCGGTCGACGGTGTCAAAGTGGGCTGGATCGACAAGCGCGCTTTCAATGCGGATTTCCCGAGCTACAATGCGGTCATCCGCAAGGGGAACTACTCGATCGACAGTCTGCCGTGGGGGAGTGCCGGCTACCGGACGCTCGCTTGGAGCAGCGCTTATGTCGGCAAAACCGTCACTGTGATCGGCAAATCGGCGGATGGCGCCTATCTGTGTTTGGCTTATAATGGTTTGCCGTTGGGGTGGATCGATTACCGCGCCTTCGAGAGCTTCGATGCAACAGCTGCTTATTACACGGCTGTCGTTTCCGGCACGAATTTTTCGATCGATAGCCAGCCTTGGGGCGAGGCGGGATATGTGTATCTGGATTCATCCGCGCATTATTACGGGAAAGAAGTGCTGGTGACGCGCAAAACGGCGAACGGTGCCTACGCCTACATTTCGCTTGACGGAAAGCCGTTGGGTTGGATCGACAGCAGGGGTCTGCAGAACTTTGCGACGACGGCAGTGAATTACAGCCTCCCGATCATGAACGGGATCTATTCGATCGACAGCTTGCCTTGGGGTGAGCCGGGCTTCGTGAAGATCGCTGATGCAGCGGCTTATTTCGGAAAATTAGCTACTGTGCTGCGGGAAAGCGCGAACGGTGCCTACGCGGAAATCGCCATCGACGGCCAACGGATCGGCTGGATCGACAAACGGGCCTTCAGCAATGCGCGCCAGGTTTCCTATTACGCCGGCATCTCCGGCCAGAACTATTCGATTGACAGCTTGCCATGGGGTACTGCTGGATACCAGTACCTGGAAAGCACGAACAATTATGTGGGCAGTCTCGTGAAGGTCGTCGCGGAATCAACAGACGGGAATTACAAGCTGATCCAATTGAACGGACAGAACTTGGGTTGGGTCGATTACCGCGCATTGGCGGCTTTGAATACGAAAGCGGTGAATTATGCCGCCACAATCCGATCGGTCGGCTATTCGATCGACAGTCTGCCTTGGGGAACGCCGGGCTTCACGATGTTGGGATTGACCAGTTCCTATCTGAACACGACTGTGCAGGTCATCCAGGAATCGGCGGACGGTCATTATGCGCTTGTGACGCTGAACGGCAAGACGTTGGGCTGGGTCGACAAGCGGTGTTTCTGA
- a CDS encoding FMN-dependent NADH-azoreductase, whose product MNVLVVKGNNRPAEEAISSKMYETFLAAAKENEKLNVTTYNVFSEDMPYLGQDLFGAYGKMAVGEELTDIETRLLAAKQKVMDAVTAADVIVFAFPLWNLTIPAKLQTFIDYIFAAGFTFKYDETGQMVALMPEKKVILLNARGGYYSAPEMAPMDMGVNYMRNVFAGVFGMEIIGEIIIEGHAAVPDQAAAIIEEGLAKVEALAKSL is encoded by the coding sequence ATGAACGTTTTAGTAGTAAAAGGAAACAACAGACCCGCAGAGGAAGCAATTTCTTCAAAAATGTACGAAACTTTTTTGGCCGCAGCCAAAGAAAATGAAAAATTGAACGTCACAACTTACAATGTCTTCTCGGAAGACATGCCTTACTTGGGCCAAGACCTTTTCGGCGCTTACGGCAAAATGGCAGTCGGTGAAGAATTGACTGACATCGAAACACGCCTTTTGGCAGCGAAACAAAAAGTGATGGATGCAGTTACAGCAGCTGACGTGATCGTTTTCGCATTCCCATTGTGGAACTTGACGATCCCTGCTAAACTGCAAACATTCATCGACTACATCTTTGCAGCCGGCTTCACTTTCAAATACGACGAAACTGGCCAAATGGTCGCTTTGATGCCTGAGAAGAAAGTCATCCTTCTGAACGCACGCGGCGGCTACTACTCCGCCCCTGAAATGGCTCCAATGGACATGGGCGTCAACTACATGCGCAACGTATTTGCTGGCGTATTCGGAATGGAAATCATCGGCGAAATCATCATCGAAGGACATGCAGCCGTTCCTGATCAAGCGGCAGCAATCATCGAAGAAGGCCTGGCGAAAGTCGAAGCTTTGGCTAAATCTTTATAA